A genomic region of Bernardetia sp. ABR2-2B contains the following coding sequences:
- the ftsA gene encoding cell division protein FtsA encodes MQNQRIVAGLDIGTTKICVIVGRMNEYDKLEVLGVGQAVSEGVKEGIISNINKTVAAITQAVEEAERNSGVNLRIVNVGIAGKHIKSSVHHGGITRNSKDGEITPSDVNRLTNDMYRIVTEAGTDIIHVMPQHYTVDYEPNIKDPIGMAGVKLDADFHIITAQTNAIRNIKKCVQRAGLEIENLILEPLASALSVLSEEEKEAGVAIVDIGGGTTDLAIFIDGIIRHTSVIPFGGNIITSDIKQGCAVMQNQAELLKVKFGRCLAKDAPDNEVVSIPGLRNRSSKEISIKNLSYIIEARMEEIVELVYSEILRSGYKNRLAGGIVLTGGGSLMQYLKELFEYKTGLDVRIGYPNEYLGRSQSDSVKNPMYATGVGLVLAGFRTLDDRDVYQRDYDQTSQTAGYEINSQGQEVKKQSEKQTGGFFANILKKTKELLIDDFDDKSTY; translated from the coding sequence ATGCAAAATCAAAGAATAGTAGCAGGATTAGACATCGGAACAACAAAAATTTGTGTTATCGTAGGAAGAATGAATGAATACGATAAACTAGAAGTATTAGGAGTAGGACAAGCTGTTTCTGAAGGTGTAAAAGAAGGAATTATTAGTAATATCAATAAGACAGTTGCAGCTATTACACAAGCTGTAGAGGAAGCAGAACGCAATTCGGGTGTAAATTTGCGTATCGTAAATGTAGGTATTGCAGGAAAGCATATCAAAAGCTCTGTACATCACGGAGGAATTACAAGAAATTCAAAAGATGGAGAAATTACGCCTTCTGATGTAAATCGTCTTACAAACGATATGTATCGTATCGTAACCGAAGCAGGAACAGATATTATTCACGTAATGCCTCAACACTACACCGTCGATTATGAGCCAAACATAAAAGACCCAATCGGAATGGCTGGTGTAAAATTAGATGCCGACTTTCATATTATTACTGCTCAAACAAATGCTATTCGTAATATCAAAAAATGTGTCCAACGTGCAGGTTTAGAAATCGAAAATCTAATTCTTGAACCATTAGCCTCTGCACTTTCTGTTTTGAGTGAAGAGGAAAAAGAGGCTGGTGTTGCTATTGTTGATATTGGAGGAGGAACTACTGATTTGGCTATTTTTATTGATGGAATTATTCGTCATACTTCCGTTATTCCTTTTGGTGGAAATATCATTACTTCGGACATAAAACAAGGTTGTGCCGTAATGCAAAACCAAGCTGAACTTCTGAAAGTAAAATTTGGTCGTTGTTTGGCTAAAGATGCTCCTGATAATGAAGTTGTCTCTATCCCAGGGCTTCGCAATCGTTCTTCAAAAGAAATTTCTATCAAAAACTTGTCTTATATTATTGAGGCTAGAATGGAAGAAATTGTAGAGCTTGTTTATAGTGAAATTCTTCGTTCGGGCTACAAAAACCGTTTGGCTGGTGGTATTGTTCTTACTGGTGGAGGTTCATTGATGCAATATTTGAAAGAGCTTTTTGAGTATAAAACAGGCTTAGATGTTCGTATTGGTTATCCAAATGAATATTTAGGAAGAAGTCAGTCTGATTCAGTCAAAAATCCAATGTATGCAACTGGTGTTGGTTTAGTTTTGGCAGGTTTCAGAACCTTAGATGATAGAGATGTATATCAAAGAGACTATGACCAAACAAGTCAGACAGCAGGATATGAGATAAATAGCCAAGGGCAAGAAGTCAAAAAACAATCTGAAAAACAAACAGGAGGCTTTTTTGCTAATATCTTGAAAAAGACAAAAGAACTTTTGATTGATGATTTTGATGATAAAAGTACCTACTAA
- a CDS encoding Ig-like domain-containing domain: MKINHFVYLLSSFVFIFFLAACASQSMPTGGAKDITPPKLISTYPNDQSTNFNGDLIILEFDEDITTQRLQEELQISPFIEGNYKSTVKRNRLTLKFDKPFAENTTYTFTFGKGVVDFNEKNVPKNIKLAFSTGDKIDSLLITGTVSSLMRGNKLENAMVGLYAYNDAEADSFDITNRRPLYFSLTDSVGRYAIENIKAGKYKVYALVEPKDKRDYTYNKNTELIGFYEEPLQIGTSYSGVDFSVIRYDILPFRLSGARQRAQYFEIKFNKNIADYAINYQDEGKEVDYDTLFYPVLQEEYINFYNRNMNMEDSISASMSFSDSIGNTIDTTLTVRFEEVRKPRESPFTFRENPPSNTPIIPTEELNLKFVFTKPVLAMQYDSVVIGFKGDSTGSRTVATDWKFNKNRTEISFIKEIELSTKKENAFQLQIRPNTFVSIENDTIRDDKNLQYTQGKPSDYGVISGEVLGKYDNFIIEVLDAKGNVEQTLQNTKEYRFENLSVGKKTMRVLVDTNGNGKWDNGSFEERILPEPVFNLKRELEIKANWEFEDVNINLGY, from the coding sequence ATGAAAATAAATCATTTCGTTTATTTGTTGTCTTCTTTTGTATTCATTTTTTTCTTGGCAGCTTGTGCAAGTCAGAGTATGCCCACAGGAGGAGCTAAAGATATTACGCCCCCAAAACTTATTTCTACTTATCCAAATGACCAATCAACAAACTTCAATGGTGATCTGATTATTTTGGAGTTTGATGAAGATATTACGACACAAAGACTACAAGAAGAATTACAGATTTCGCCTTTTATTGAAGGCAATTACAAATCTACTGTAAAAAGAAATCGTCTGACTTTAAAGTTTGATAAACCCTTTGCTGAAAACACGACTTATACGTTTACTTTTGGAAAAGGAGTAGTTGATTTTAATGAAAAAAATGTTCCTAAAAATATAAAACTTGCCTTTAGTACAGGCGATAAAATAGATTCTTTACTCATTACAGGCACAGTTTCAAGTCTTATGAGAGGAAACAAATTAGAAAATGCAATGGTGGGTTTATATGCTTATAATGATGCGGAGGCTGATTCTTTCGATATTACAAATCGCCGTCCTTTGTATTTTTCTTTAACTGATTCGGTGGGAAGGTATGCTATCGAAAATATAAAAGCTGGTAAATACAAAGTCTATGCGTTGGTAGAGCCAAAAGATAAGAGAGATTATACCTACAATAAAAATACAGAATTGATTGGTTTTTATGAAGAACCTTTGCAGATAGGAACAAGCTATTCAGGAGTAGATTTTAGTGTAATACGCTATGATATTTTACCTTTTCGTTTGTCTGGGGCAAGACAAAGAGCGCAATATTTTGAAATAAAATTTAATAAAAATATAGCTGACTATGCCATAAATTACCAAGATGAAGGAAAAGAAGTTGATTATGATACCTTATTTTATCCTGTTTTACAAGAGGAATATATCAATTTTTATAATCGAAATATGAATATGGAAGATTCTATCTCTGCTAGTATGTCTTTTTCAGATTCTATTGGAAATACGATTGATACTACCCTTACTGTTAGGTTTGAAGAAGTTAGGAAACCTCGTGAATCTCCTTTTACTTTCCGAGAAAACCCTCCTTCAAACACTCCTATCATTCCCACAGAAGAACTTAATCTTAAATTTGTATTTACTAAACCTGTCTTGGCTATGCAATATGACAGCGTTGTGATAGGTTTTAAGGGAGATAGTACAGGAAGCAGAACCGTGGCAACAGATTGGAAGTTTAACAAAAACAGAACAGAAATTTCGTTCATTAAGGAAATAGAACTTTCTACGAAAAAAGAAAATGCGTTTCAGTTACAAATCCGTCCTAATACTTTTGTTTCAATAGAAAATGATACTATAAGAGATGATAAAAACCTACAATATACTCAAGGAAAACCATCTGACTATGGCGTAATTAGTGGAGAGGTTTTAGGAAAATATGATAACTTTATTATTGAAGTTCTTGATGCTAAAGGAAATGTAGAACAAACACTTCAGAATACAAAAGAGTATAGATTTGAAAATCTATCAGTAGGGAAAAAAACAATGAGAGTGCTTGTTGATACAAATGGAAATGGAAAATGGGACAACGGAAGTTTTGAAGAGCGTATTCTTCCAGAGCCTGTTTTTAACTTGAAACGAGAGTTAGAAATAAAAGCAAATTGGGAATTTGAAGATGTAAATATAAATTTGGGTTATTAA
- a CDS encoding isoprenyl transferase, with the protein MKSAKKGNTSKKIENFTAFVPLSSRTKEEVQELLDKNRMPSHVALIMDGNGRWAKQRGFSRIFGHKNAVKAVREAIEGCVEMGVKYLTLYTFSTENWQRPEDEVNGLMQLLVSTLRSEVKELSEKGVRLGAIGELESLPNKCQNQLDESIAKTAHNDRLILTLALSYSGRTEMKTAIQNIAQKIEKGEIKSTQIDENLIAKHLYTASIPDPELLIRTSGEMRISNFLLWQLAYSELAFLDVLWPDFRKIHLFETLLNYQNRERRFGKTSEQFEDNSKT; encoded by the coding sequence ATGAAATCAGCTAAAAAAGGAAATACTTCAAAAAAGATAGAAAACTTTACGGCATTTGTTCCATTATCATCTCGTACAAAAGAAGAAGTACAAGAGTTATTGGACAAAAATCGTATGCCTTCTCACGTTGCTCTAATCATGGACGGCAATGGAAGGTGGGCAAAACAAAGAGGTTTTTCTAGAATATTTGGACACAAAAATGCTGTAAAAGCAGTCAGAGAAGCAATAGAAGGGTGTGTAGAAATGGGTGTAAAATACCTAACGCTCTATACATTTTCTACTGAAAACTGGCAACGTCCTGAAGACGAAGTAAACGGATTGATGCAGCTTTTAGTTTCAACATTGCGTAGTGAGGTAAAAGAGTTAAGCGAGAAAGGTGTACGATTAGGAGCAATAGGAGAATTGGAATCTCTTCCTAACAAATGTCAAAATCAACTTGATGAATCTATTGCCAAAACAGCACATAATGATAGACTTATTCTAACACTTGCTTTGAGTTATAGTGGACGTACAGAAATGAAAACGGCTATTCAAAACATTGCGCAAAAAATAGAAAAAGGAGAAATTAAGTCAACTCAAATAGATGAAAATTTGATTGCTAAGCATCTTTATACAGCTTCTATTCCTGACCCAGAACTTCTTATTCGTACGAGTGGAGAAATGAGAATCAGTAATTTCTTGCTTTGGCAACTTGCGTATTCCGAACTTGCTTTTTTAGATGTTCTTTGGCCTGATTTCAGAAAAATACATTTATTCGAAACTCTTCTTAACTATCAAAATAGAGAAAGGCGTTTTGGAAAGACTAGCGAACAATTCGAAGACAACTCAAAGACATAA
- a CDS encoding four helix bundle protein translates to MEKAKSLVYDKAYLFAIRIVKAFQFLQNDKREFILSKQLLQSGASIGANIAEANGAISENDFSSKMSIAYKECLEAKYWLNLLKDTGYIDNNLFKSIIVQAEEISKLLFAILKTTRINKQ, encoded by the coding sequence ATGGAAAAAGCCAAGAGTTTAGTTTATGATAAGGCATATCTTTTTGCTATTCGCATTGTAAAAGCATTTCAGTTTTTGCAAAATGATAAACGAGAGTTTATTTTATCTAAACAACTTCTTCAGTCTGGAGCTTCCATAGGTGCAAATATTGCAGAAGCAAATGGCGCAATTTCAGAGAATGATTTTTCATCAAAAATGAGTATTGCTTATAAAGAATGTTTAGAAGCAAAATATTGGCTAAATCTTTTGAAAGACACAGGTTATATAGACAATAATTTATTTAAAAGCATAATCGTACAGGCTGAAGAAATATCTAAACTGCTATTTGCTATCTTAAAAACAACAAGAATCAATAAACAGTAA
- a CDS encoding SpoIIE family protein phosphatase, whose translation MSLFYRKSHTFKYSLFGIAFGFCFPIFSFLFDGIFLKEMSFSVESFINVHYLNPLHFIIDSAPIFLGIAFGFAGRNLDEATEVRQDVETYNEELLQQNQIVTQYSHELQAQSDKIKEQRVQVEKLFSDIQASVRTAERLQLALLPDLSSLKDAFDEVFVFYKAKDIISGDFYWFRNIIVEGKEYKIIIVADCTGHGVPGAIMTIVGYFLLERIVEKEKIVNPKEILENLNEGITEAFSSSLSSDRSIKVREGMDASILVFNETDKEIIYGGANRPLYYRNFDNQTIQIIKGSRAALGGEKRKKEKVFVSHTLKYEKESEFYLFSDGYPDQFGGENDKKFGSKRFRQLLNQNLSNSMSQMHTEIKSTFDNWKYQTPQTDDVVVVGIKMK comes from the coding sequence ATGTCTTTATTTTATCGCAAATCTCATACTTTCAAATACTCTTTATTTGGTATAGCATTTGGGTTTTGTTTTCCTATATTTTCTTTTCTCTTTGACGGAATTTTCCTAAAGGAGATGTCTTTTAGTGTGGAGAGTTTCATAAATGTTCATTACCTAAACCCTCTCCATTTTATAATTGATAGCGCACCGATTTTTTTAGGTATTGCCTTTGGTTTTGCTGGTCGTAATTTGGATGAGGCAACAGAAGTAAGACAAGATGTTGAGACGTATAATGAAGAGCTTTTACAACAAAATCAAATTGTTACACAGTATTCGCATGAGTTACAAGCACAAAGTGATAAAATAAAAGAACAGCGTGTACAAGTAGAAAAACTTTTTTCAGATATACAAGCAAGTGTTCGTACTGCCGAAAGATTACAACTTGCACTTCTTCCAGACCTTTCTAGTTTGAAAGATGCCTTTGATGAAGTCTTTGTTTTCTATAAAGCAAAAGATATTATTAGTGGCGATTTTTATTGGTTCAGAAACATCATTGTAGAAGGTAAAGAATATAAAATCATAATTGTAGCAGATTGTACAGGACACGGAGTACCAGGTGCAATCATGACAATTGTAGGTTATTTTTTGTTAGAAAGAATCGTAGAAAAAGAAAAAATTGTAAATCCTAAAGAAATTTTGGAGAATCTCAATGAAGGAATTACAGAAGCATTTAGCTCATCATTATCATCAGATAGAAGCATAAAAGTTAGAGAGGGAATGGACGCTTCTATTTTGGTATTTAATGAAACTGATAAAGAAATAATTTATGGAGGTGCAAATCGTCCTTTGTATTACAGAAATTTTGATAATCAAACGATACAAATTATAAAAGGAAGTAGGGCTGCATTAGGAGGCGAAAAAAGGAAAAAAGAGAAAGTATTTGTGTCTCATACTTTAAAGTATGAAAAGGAAAGCGAGTTTTATTTATTTTCTGATGGCTACCCTGACCAATTTGGAGGTGAAAATGATAAAAAGTTTGGAAGTAAACGTTTTCGCCAACTTCTCAATCAAAATTTATCCAACTCTATGAGCCAAATGCACACTGAAATCAAATCTACTTTTGATAATTGGAAATATCAAACCCCACAAACTGATGATGTAGTAGTAGTCGGAATTAAAATGAAGTAA
- a CDS encoding OmpH family outer membrane protein has translation MRKIILSLSLLFAFVLFQNNQATAQNLKIGYAQVDSVISMMPEYKAATSELEGLQKVIQKNLEGEGQKFQARRAELSQTAKTQAQQEQAQQELQSLYIALQEKEKQDQERLQKKEQDLLFPIYAKIREAIKEVGKENNYILIFNELDGTNTAYILYAAEGTDVTGLVIKKLGL, from the coding sequence ATGAGAAAAATAATTTTATCTCTCAGTCTTTTATTTGCCTTTGTTCTTTTCCAGAACAACCAAGCAACAGCTCAAAACCTCAAAATTGGTTATGCACAAGTAGACTCAGTAATCAGTATGATGCCTGAATATAAAGCAGCTACTTCGGAATTAGAAGGATTACAAAAAGTAATTCAGAAAAATTTAGAAGGAGAAGGTCAGAAGTTTCAAGCTAGACGAGCAGAATTATCACAAACAGCAAAAACACAAGCCCAACAAGAACAAGCTCAACAAGAGCTTCAAAGCTTGTATATTGCACTTCAAGAAAAAGAAAAACAAGATCAAGAACGTCTTCAGAAAAAAGAACAAGATTTACTATTTCCTATTTACGCAAAAATTCGTGAAGCTATTAAAGAAGTAGGAAAAGAAAACAATTATATTTTAATTTTTAATGAGTTGGATGGAACAAATACTGCCTATATTTTATATGCAGCAGAAGGAACAGATGTTACTGGTCTAGTTATCAAAAAATTAGGTCTCTAA
- a CDS encoding OmpH family outer membrane protein: MKKIFLLFTLFVFVVSAQAQDVKIGYTSISSVFPHFPMYKKAQDSIRKTQNSFYTQLQNDENELNEKYEKLLADSKTGDFPQVVLQNRAKALETAKQQLLQNEEAYNKTLQNLQMSLIQPIQIKFQEAVAAVGKENGYTFVLSSQDGMGQDNFLYSNGKIDITLMVLKKLGVNMTVEELAAANAKLQAEAEAAAKAQGAQN; encoded by the coding sequence ATGAAAAAGATATTCCTTTTATTCACTTTATTTGTATTTGTAGTTTCTGCACAAGCACAAGATGTCAAAATTGGTTATACAAGTATATCCTCTGTATTTCCTCATTTCCCTATGTACAAAAAGGCACAAGATTCTATTAGAAAGACCCAAAACTCTTTTTATACACAGCTACAAAATGATGAAAACGAACTTAATGAAAAGTATGAAAAATTATTAGCAGATAGTAAAACAGGAGATTTTCCTCAGGTAGTTCTACAAAATCGTGCTAAAGCATTAGAAACCGCTAAACAACAATTGTTGCAAAATGAAGAGGCTTACAATAAAACTTTACAAAATTTACAAATGTCTTTAATTCAGCCTATTCAAATAAAGTTTCAAGAAGCTGTAGCAGCTGTAGGAAAAGAAAACGGATATACTTTTGTTTTGAGTAGTCAAGATGGAATGGGACAAGATAACTTTTTGTACTCCAATGGAAAAATTGATATTACACTTATGGTTTTGAAAAAATTAGGTGTAAATATGACAGTTGAAGAATTGGCTGCTGCAAATGCCAAATTACAAGCTGAGGCAGAAGCTGCTGCAAAAGCACAAGGCGCACAAAACTAA
- a CDS encoding OmpH family outer membrane protein has product MKNPFKKNIVFIFSTLFLVGLFTLSSFNTASAQRFGFIDSQKILERLPEYSQANTELEEMTKQWKAELAKKQQEILDSRTKLEAERVLLTEEMYAEKQKEVQQKESDLITYRESIFGANGMLFKKRRELIRPIQDRIMEAVRIVSLQKKLHFMFDKASDLHMLFYDDTYNFTDFVLEELGIQDPNISIDKKG; this is encoded by the coding sequence ATGAAAAACCCTTTTAAAAAAAATATCGTTTTTATTTTTTCTACTCTTTTTTTAGTAGGATTATTTACTTTGAGTAGCTTTAATACAGCTTCTGCACAGCGTTTTGGTTTCATTGATTCTCAAAAAATATTGGAGCGTTTGCCCGAATATTCACAAGCCAATACAGAACTTGAGGAAATGACCAAACAATGGAAAGCCGAATTAGCCAAAAAACAACAAGAAATTTTGGATAGTCGTACTAAGCTAGAAGCTGAAAGAGTTCTCTTGACAGAAGAAATGTATGCCGAAAAGCAAAAAGAAGTTCAGCAAAAAGAAAGCGATTTGATTACATACAGAGAAAGTATCTTTGGTGCTAATGGAATGCTTTTTAAGAAAAGACGTGAACTCATTCGTCCTATTCAAGACAGAATAATGGAAGCTGTCAGAATTGTATCTTTGCAAAAGAAACTTCACTTTATGTTTGATAAAGCAAGTGATTTACATATGCTTTTCTATGATGATACTTATAATTTTACTGACTTTGTCTTGGAAGAATTAGGAATACAAGACCCTAATATTTCTATTGATAAAAAAGGATAA
- the bamA gene encoding outer membrane protein assembly factor BamA, whose product MYSYNSLHFIKNKYSTSIIFFLLLFSLFLNSSSISVFAQTTPFKGLGGFGTNSTYSAKDFDYANPKEYTVGGISVEGASYLDPNALISLTGLRIGDKITIPGEDIGLAIRKLWKQGLLGDVSIEVDKFEAEKVFLKLILTERPRLSRFEFTGIPKGQKSTLKDKVTLVRGRIVNDVILKNTEVAIKQHYIKKGFRNVKVNIVQKKDTTLANSIRLEIDVDKGKKVRIQEIEIEGNEAIADKKLKRKLKKTKEFAPWNVFRSSKFIPSEFNNDKKSLIAFYNKEGYRDAYIISDTVKTVEDGVKIKMIVNEGNKYHYRNITWSGNYIHSDTVLSSVLGVRKGDVYNPEDLQKRMSYNPTGLDITSLYMDDGYLFFNVQPVEIRVDNDSIDIEMRIYEGDQATISKVIVTGNTRTRDHVILREVYTLPGQKFSRSALLRTQQQLSQLGYFDAENIGINPIPNVADGTVDIHYSVEEKPNDQIELSGGWGGQAVGGFIGTLGLTFNNFSSSRLFDFSSWSPLPQGDGQQVSLRFQASGRQFQTYSFSFTEPWLGGKKPNSFSVSLQHSKQSEFNIFREISGNFQVSGITLALGRRLRVPDNYFTLSNSLAYLRYSLNNYTRAGFRGITDGVFNNIVFNTTLSRSSVDSPIYPRNGASVSLSLGLTPPYSSFRDINYETAEDAEIFKFVEYHKWMFDNSWYTPIVGDLVFSARAHMGFIGSYNPSTPTSPFERFILGGAGLGFGNILLGSDIIGLRGYEDNKVVPSDARQEGGIAYNKFVMELRYPVTLNQAASIFVLAFAEGGNNWGSFKNFQPFDLRRSAGVGARIFMPAFGLLGIDWAYGFDDIPGSPGANGPQFHFTIGQQIR is encoded by the coding sequence ATGTACTCATATAATTCATTACATTTTATAAAAAATAAATACTCAACCAGTATTATTTTTTTTCTTCTTCTATTTTCCTTATTCTTAAACAGTAGTTCTATATCTGTTTTTGCTCAAACAACTCCTTTTAAAGGCTTAGGAGGATTTGGAACAAACTCTACTTACTCTGCGAAAGATTTTGATTATGCCAACCCAAAAGAATATACAGTGGGAGGTATTAGTGTAGAAGGCGCAAGTTATCTTGACCCAAATGCGCTTATTTCGCTTACAGGACTGCGTATTGGAGATAAAATAACAATTCCGGGTGAAGACATTGGTCTGGCTATTCGTAAGCTTTGGAAACAAGGACTTTTAGGAGATGTAAGCATCGAAGTAGATAAATTTGAAGCTGAAAAAGTATTTCTCAAACTTATCTTAACAGAAAGACCAAGACTATCTCGTTTTGAGTTTACAGGAATACCTAAAGGACAAAAAAGTACATTAAAAGATAAAGTAACGCTTGTTCGTGGGCGTATTGTGAATGATGTTATTCTCAAAAATACCGAAGTTGCCATCAAACAACATTATATCAAAAAAGGATTTAGAAACGTAAAAGTGAATATTGTTCAGAAAAAAGACACAACCTTAGCAAACAGTATTCGATTAGAAATTGATGTAGATAAAGGAAAAAAAGTAAGAATACAAGAAATTGAGATAGAAGGAAATGAAGCGATTGCAGACAAAAAATTGAAGCGTAAACTCAAAAAAACAAAAGAGTTTGCTCCTTGGAATGTATTTAGGTCTTCCAAATTTATTCCAAGTGAATTTAATAATGACAAAAAGAGCTTAATTGCTTTTTATAATAAGGAAGGATATAGAGATGCCTACATCATTTCAGATACAGTAAAGACAGTAGAAGATGGTGTGAAAATAAAAATGATTGTAAATGAAGGAAATAAATATCATTACCGAAATATTACTTGGTCTGGTAATTATATTCATTCTGATACGGTTTTGAGTTCCGTTTTGGGAGTTAGAAAAGGAGATGTTTATAATCCAGAAGATTTACAGAAACGTATGTCTTACAATCCAACAGGGTTAGATATTACCTCACTTTATATGGATGATGGTTATTTATTCTTTAACGTTCAGCCTGTCGAAATTAGAGTAGACAATGATTCGATTGATATAGAAATGAGAATCTATGAAGGTGACCAAGCAACCATCAGTAAAGTAATTGTAACGGGAAATACTCGTACGAGAGACCACGTTATTTTGAGAGAAGTTTATACACTACCAGGACAAAAATTTAGTCGTTCTGCGCTTCTTCGTACACAACAACAGCTTTCACAATTAGGATACTTTGATGCTGAAAATATTGGAATAAATCCAATACCAAATGTAGCTGACGGAACAGTAGATATTCATTATTCAGTAGAAGAAAAACCAAATGACCAAATTGAACTCTCTGGTGGTTGGGGTGGTCAAGCAGTAGGTGGCTTCATCGGAACGCTAGGACTGACCTTTAATAACTTTTCTTCAAGTCGTCTATTTGATTTTAGTTCGTGGTCGCCACTTCCACAAGGAGACGGACAACAAGTTTCTCTGCGCTTTCAGGCTAGTGGTCGTCAGTTTCAGACGTATTCTTTCTCGTTTACAGAACCTTGGTTGGGGGGCAAAAAGCCAAATTCATTCTCTGTTAGCTTACAACATTCAAAACAAAGTGAATTTAATATATTTAGAGAAATATCAGGTAATTTTCAAGTTTCAGGAATTACACTTGCTTTAGGACGCCGTTTGAGAGTTCCTGATAATTATTTTACGCTTAGTAATTCTTTAGCCTATTTGCGTTATAGCCTTAATAATTATACAAGAGCTGGTTTTAGAGGTATTACTGACGGAGTGTTTAATAATATTGTCTTCAATACAACCCTTTCCCGTTCTAGTGTAGATAGTCCGATTTATCCTCGTAATGGTGCAAGTGTTTCACTTAGTTTGGGACTGACTCCACCTTATTCTTCATTTAGAGATATAAACTATGAAACAGCAGAAGATGCAGAAATATTCAAGTTTGTGGAATATCATAAATGGATGTTTGATAACTCTTGGTACACACCTATTGTTGGCGACCTTGTATTTAGTGCAAGAGCACATATGGGATTCATTGGTTCTTATAATCCTTCCACACCAACAAGTCCGTTCGAACGTTTTATTTTGGGTGGAGCAGGTTTAGGTTTCGGAAACATACTTTTAGGTTCTGATATTATCGGACTTAGAGGATATGAAGACAATAAAGTTGTACCAAGTGATGCTAGACAGGAAGGTGGTATAGCTTATAATAAATTTGTAATGGAACTTCGTTACCCTGTTACACTCAATCAAGCAGCTTCTATTTTTGTTCTTGCTTTTGCAGAAGGAGGTAATAACTGGGGTAGTTTCAAAAACTTTCAACCTTTTGATTTAAGACGCTCTGCTGGGGTTGGCGCACGTATCTTTATGCCTGCTTTTGGTCTCTTAGGAATTGATTGGGCATATGGCTTTGATGATATTCCTGGAAGCCCTGGTGCAAATGGTCCTCAGTTCCACTTTACTATTGGGCAGCAGATACGATAG